A genomic region of Bubalus kerabau isolate K-KA32 ecotype Philippines breed swamp buffalo chromosome 10, PCC_UOA_SB_1v2, whole genome shotgun sequence contains the following coding sequences:
- the LOC129621875 gene encoding 40S ribosomal protein S4, X isoform-like, which translates to MARGPKKHLKRVAAPKHWMLDKLTGVFASRPSTGPHKLRECLSLIIFLRNRLKYALTGDEVKKICMQRFIKIDGKVRTDITYPAGFMGVISIDKTGENFRLIYDTKGRFAIHRITPEEAKYKLCKVRKIFVGTKGIPHLVTHDARTICYPDPFIKVNDTIQIDLETGKITDFIKFDTGNLCMVTGGANLGRIGVITNRERHPGSFDVVHVKDANGNSFATRLSIIFVIGKGNKPWISLPCGKGIRLTIAEEREKRLSAKQNSG; encoded by the coding sequence ATGGCTCGGGGTCCCAAGAAGCACCTGAAACGCGTAGCAGCTCCAAAACATTGGATGCTGGATAAACTGACTGGTGTGTTTGCCTCTCGTCCATCTACCGGCCCCCACAAGCTAAGGGAATGTCTCTCCCTAATCATTTTCCTAAGGAATAGACTTAAGTATGCCCTAACTGGAGATGAAGTAAAGAAGATTTGCATGCAGCGTTTCATTAAGATCGATGGCAAAGTCCGCACAGATATAACCTACCCTGCTGGTTTTATGGGTGTCATCAGCATTGATAAGACTGGAGAGAATTTTCGTTTGATCTATGACACCAAGGGTCGCTTTGCTATTCATCGTATTACACCTGAGGAGGCCAAATATAAATTGTGCAAAGTAAGAAAGATATTTGTGGGGACAAAAGGAATCCCTCATCTGGTAACCCATGATGCTCGTACCATCTGTTACCCTGATCCCTTCATCAAGGTGAATGATACCATTCAGATTGACTTGGAGACTGGCAAGATTACTGATTTCATCAAATTTGACACTGGTAACCTGTGCATGGTGACTGGAGGTGCTAACCTGGGAAGAATTGGTGTGATTACAAACCGGGAGAGACATCCAGGTTCTTTTGATGTGGTTCATGTGAAAGATGCGAACGGCAACAGCTTTGCCACACGGCTCTCAATCATTTTCGTTATTGGCAAAGGCAACAAACCATGGATCTCTCTTCCCTGTGGAAAGGGTATTCGCCTTACCATTgctgaggagagagagaagagattgTCAGCCAAACAGAACAGTGGATAA